A genomic stretch from Spirochaetaceae bacterium includes:
- a CDS encoding extracellular solute-binding protein: MRRRATLIAAVALAGGLICAQQVAAQVTVTVSLGASEVHDAWYRLYEEQHPNVKIESFVVPGASMEDFLRARAAAGTLPDLFAINSNAFGHKFMADGFAADLADTAAAANTLPGLREPFTTPDGQVYGIPVGTATTWMYYNRDLIAEAGIAAIPTTWDEFIAALEKLKSKRIAGTIIDKDGFGNTWFSYIFAQKVVPGEPDFVAKIERGEFDFTQPGVADIFAKVKYLTDNGLAHRAFLSTNNAQASSLFLQGRAATYFAGSWQASQLLDGDVDAGIFFPAVKDAGEATMGVLVPETGAGINAASENLDAAFDLLNWMFGEGYAFYQNGMGNIPSVVEVMGEVKLDPRVIRVLDEVKGYPQTRLWFQYLPSETLPLVTKLLDQVLLGDMTPQEAAEELHTAARDAVMQ; this comes from the coding sequence ATGCGAAGAAGAGCTACCCTGATTGCCGCCGTCGCCCTGGCGGGCGGCCTGATCTGCGCGCAACAGGTTGCGGCGCAAGTTACCGTGACCGTGTCGTTGGGCGCCTCGGAGGTGCACGATGCCTGGTACCGGCTGTACGAGGAGCAGCACCCGAACGTCAAGATCGAGAGCTTCGTGGTGCCGGGCGCCTCGATGGAGGACTTCCTGCGCGCCCGAGCCGCCGCCGGCACCCTGCCCGACCTGTTCGCGATCAACAGCAACGCCTTCGGCCACAAGTTCATGGCGGACGGCTTCGCGGCCGACCTGGCCGATACCGCGGCCGCGGCCAACACCCTGCCGGGGCTGCGCGAACCGTTCACCACCCCGGACGGGCAGGTGTACGGCATTCCGGTGGGCACCGCCACCACCTGGATGTACTACAACCGCGACCTGATCGCGGAGGCCGGCATCGCGGCGATCCCCACCACCTGGGACGAGTTCATCGCGGCGCTCGAGAAGCTCAAGAGCAAGCGCATCGCCGGCACCATCATCGACAAGGACGGCTTCGGCAACACCTGGTTCAGCTACATCTTCGCGCAGAAGGTGGTGCCCGGCGAACCCGACTTCGTCGCCAAGATCGAGCGCGGCGAGTTCGACTTCACGCAGCCCGGCGTGGCCGACATCTTCGCCAAGGTGAAGTACCTGACCGACAACGGCCTGGCCCACCGGGCGTTCCTGAGCACCAACAACGCGCAGGCCTCCAGCCTGTTCCTGCAGGGACGGGCGGCGACCTACTTCGCCGGCAGTTGGCAGGCCAGCCAGTTGCTCGACGGCGACGTCGACGCCGGCATCTTTTTCCCGGCGGTCAAGGACGCCGGCGAAGCGACCATGGGCGTGCTGGTGCCCGAGACCGGCGCCGGCATCAACGCGGCGTCCGAGAACCTGGATGCCGCCTTCGACCTGCTCAACTGGATGTTCGGGGAGGGCTACGCGTTCTACCAGAACGGCATGGGCAACATTCCGAGCGTGGTCGAGGTAATGGGCGAGGTGAAGCTCGATCCGCGCGTGATCCGCGTGCTCGACGAGGTGAAGGGCTACCCGCAGACGCGGCTGTGGTTCCAGTACCTGCCGTCGGAGACGCTGCCCCTGGTCACCAAGCTGCTCGACCAGGTCCTGCTCGGCGACATGACCCCGCAGGAGGCGGCGGAAGAACTGCACACCGCGGCCCGCGACGCCGTCATGCAATAG
- a CDS encoding dienelactone hydrolase family protein, with product MIEIGRREIADIPCLVLRETRVADAPVVIHYHGWTGNKGSIEAPDQSLVQLASAGFLVVAPDCHEHGERRTDAWFRAKFNGWAFVCEAMDRTRREAPALLDAVLALPHGSVDRPQVSGVSMGGLIAQMVFAENRWLAAMVSVVGRSSFFQADEWCRRAQRGTWCDSWCAEHATQSHPERFADRPVLFVDGGLDTDCPAATNAETVRLINARGGQAEHFVDPEVGHAFSPPMRARFVNWLIGHGEPPPAGGA from the coding sequence ATGATCGAGATCGGGAGACGGGAGATTGCCGACATTCCCTGCCTGGTGTTGCGCGAGACGCGCGTGGCCGACGCGCCGGTGGTGATTCACTACCACGGCTGGACCGGGAACAAGGGCAGCATCGAAGCGCCGGACCAGTCGCTGGTGCAGTTGGCCTCGGCCGGCTTCCTGGTGGTGGCCCCGGACTGCCACGAGCACGGCGAACGGCGCACCGATGCGTGGTTCCGCGCCAAGTTCAACGGCTGGGCGTTCGTGTGCGAGGCGATGGACCGCACCCGCCGCGAGGCGCCGGCGCTGCTCGACGCGGTGCTGGCGCTGCCGCACGGAAGCGTTGACCGGCCGCAGGTCAGCGGCGTGTCGATGGGCGGACTGATTGCCCAGATGGTGTTCGCCGAGAACCGGTGGCTGGCGGCGATGGTGTCGGTGGTGGGCCGCTCCAGCTTCTTCCAGGCCGACGAGTGGTGCCGACGGGCGCAGCGCGGCACCTGGTGCGACTCGTGGTGCGCCGAGCACGCCACCCAGTCCCATCCGGAGCGGTTCGCCGACCGGCCGGTGCTGTTCGTCGACGGCGGCCTGGACACCGATTGCCCGGCCGCCACCAACGCGGAGACGGTGCGCCTGATCAACGCCCGCGGCGGCCAGGCAGAGCACTTCGTCGATCCGGAAGTCGGGCACGCATTCTCGCCCCCCATGCGCGCCAGGTTCGTGAACTGGCTGATCGGCCACGGCGAGCCGCCGCCGGCGGGAGGCGCCTGA
- a CDS encoding phytanoyl-CoA dioxygenase family protein, translating into MAGRGSGAPEVARIVAELDDRGYCVIPSVISTAEADRARAALERLLADEATDGTHQARNQRVARIAVKHPIFLELMAHPLIVEIWRTYLDPDVICSTWTANTTYPGYDRIGWHPDFPYQWLNQPWPADRISGQTIWMLDDFTDRNGGTGLVPFSHRKGHRPPPEIASRWHPDAEILTGVRGSVLVMHGANWHTARPNRSGAARSALLGMYTRPIYLTQEDMPAQLADLDTPSELVRQLMGANRHRPGVVGTGQ; encoded by the coding sequence ATGGCCGGCAGGGGTTCCGGCGCGCCGGAGGTGGCGCGCATCGTTGCTGAACTGGACGACCGCGGATACTGCGTCATCCCGTCGGTGATCTCCACCGCCGAGGCGGATCGGGCACGCGCGGCCCTGGAACGGCTCCTGGCCGACGAGGCGACCGACGGCACCCACCAGGCACGCAACCAGCGGGTCGCGCGGATAGCGGTCAAGCATCCGATCTTCCTGGAACTGATGGCGCATCCGCTGATCGTGGAAATCTGGCGGACCTACCTGGACCCGGACGTGATCTGCTCCACCTGGACCGCCAATACCACCTACCCCGGCTACGACCGCATCGGGTGGCACCCCGACTTTCCCTACCAGTGGCTGAACCAGCCGTGGCCGGCCGACCGCATCAGCGGGCAGACCATCTGGATGCTCGACGACTTTACCGACCGGAACGGCGGCACCGGCCTGGTCCCCTTCAGCCACCGCAAGGGCCACCGCCCGCCGCCGGAAATCGCCTCGCGGTGGCACCCGGACGCGGAGATCCTGACCGGCGTGCGCGGCAGCGTGCTGGTGATGCACGGCGCCAACTGGCACACCGCGCGCCCCAACCGCTCGGGCGCGGCGCGCAGCGCCCTGCTGGGCATGTACACGCGCCCGATCTACCTGACCCAGGAAGACATGCCCGCCCAGCTCGCCGACCTGGACACCCCGTCCGAGCTGGTGCGCCAACTGATGGGCGCCAACCGCCACCGCCCCGGCGTGGTCGGCACCGGTCAGTAG